The stretch of DNA GTAAATAAATATATGAGAGCTTTGATAAACTTATTTTTGGGTAGAAAACTGTTAATTTTCTTAAAGAAATTCCTGATTGAAGATATAATCTTGTTGAACATCAGATGGTTAAATTTAATTGATTTGTCTTACAAAGTAAGGCTTTCTTTTTTTTTACAAAAATTAATTTTTAATACTAAAATGAGGTATTAATGCCCTACAAGTAATCAGTTAATTTACTAAAAAGTCTTCTATTTATCAGCGTGTATTTTCAGGATAGCTGTTCCTTTGAGTAGTAACTGTCTTAACCCGAATGGTTCGGATTGTTCTACTAATAATTATTCTATTGTTTCTGGGATTGTTTATAAATAGTGACCAGTTGTTAATGTATTTTTACGTTTCAAACAGTAAATAGAAAACATCATTTTCATGGATTTTGGTCGCGTTGATAATATTGATAGTATAGATTTTACACTTCCTCCTGATCATTTAATGACAACGGAAGTTTTGCAGAAATCTGATAAGAGAACTCCAAAAATTTTTGTTGGTTGCGCGAAATGGGGACGACCGGATTGGGTAGGTAAGATCTATCCGAAGGGAACTAAGGAGGCTTCTTTTCTAAAAGAATATGTTAAGCACTTTAATTCCATTGAATTAAACGCGACTTTTTATCGAATATTTGATAAGAATGTTGTAGAAAAATGGCAGGAAACAGCGCCGGATGGCTTTAAATTTTCTCCGAAATTTTTTCAAACGATAAGTCATATAAAACGACTAAAGGACGTAGACGAGCTAACAAAGGCTTATTACGAAAGTATTGAGATATTGGGTGATAAGCTTGGAAGTTGTTTTTTGCAGTTGCCCGAAAATTTTGGACCTAAACATTATGCATCCATAGAATTTTACCTTAAAAACCTAAGAAAGGATGTTCCTGTGTTTTTAGAACTGCGAAGCAAGGATTGGTTCAAATCGTCGACAGAAAGTAACGAAGCTTTTGAATTCTTCAGGGAACAAAGAATAGGAATGGTGATTACGGATGCAGCGGGTAGGAGAGATTGTGTTCATCAGCATCTTACAACTCCTGAGGCTTTTATTCGTTTTGTTGGAAATAGTTTGCATCCAACCGATTATCAACGTATTGATGAATGGGTTCAACGAATTAAAAGGTGGTTGGATCAGGGCTTACAGACGCTCCATTTTTTCATGCATCAACATGAAGAATTCTACTCACCAGAGTTATGTGTATACTTAATTAAGGCATTAAATAAAGAATGTGGTTTAACGTTAACGGTTCCGGTTTTAGCGTATGAAAAACAAAAAGACATTTCTAGTACTTTATTCTAAGAAATGTAACAGTTTTATGCTATAAAATCCGGTGTTGACTTAAATACGTTCATTAACTCAAAATATATGTTATGAATTATTCATTTTCTAGTTTTCGAAAAGTAAGTCTTTTGAGTTTATGTACGCTGTTATTTAGTCTAAGTGCATGTGCGCAAAAGCAAGAGACAAAAAAAGTTAAACCTTTAGCCTCAAATAATGTTTCAAATAGTATGAATGATAATCCAAATAAAACAATCGATACCGTAATCTTTGGTGCTGGTTGCTTTTGGTGTGTTGAAGCTGTGTTCCAGCAATTAAAAGGTGTTAAATCGGTTACATCTGGATATATGGGAGGACAAACACAAGATCCTACTTACAAGCAAGTTTGTACCGGAATGACAGGACATGCTGAAGTTGCTCAAATTGTTTATGATCCACAAATAATTTCTTACACGGAACTGCTGGAAGCGTTTTGGAGCAGTCATGACCCAACCACTTTAAACCGTCAGGGAGCGGACAGAGGAACACAATATCGATCGGTTATTTTCTATGAAAATGATTATCAGAAAGATTTAGCTGAGAAATACAAAAAAGAATTAGATGCATCGGGTGCTTTTCAGAATCCAATTGTGACTGAGATTAGTCCTATTTCTACCTTCTACAAAGCTGAAAATTATCACCAAAATTATTACAATCAGAATAGTGAGGAACCTTATTGTCAGATTGTAATTGCTCCTAAATTGGAGAAGTTTAAGAAAGTGTTTCAGGATAAGTTGAAGCAGTAGTATAGTTGATGGTTCATAGTGCTATACCATGAACTATGATCTATGATCCATTTCACTTCACCAACTCAAAAACAAGAAATTGCGTTTTTTGATAGGTGGCAAAGTTGTTATCAGATACCAATACAATAGTTTTGTGTCCGTTTGGAAGTTTAGGGCCAAAGGTGATGCCTTCTACATTATCGATGCTTGTGGGTAATGAGGCCAGATCATATGTTAGCTTCTTGGTTACTGGGGTAAATTGTTTGTTCGTTAACGCATTTATGTCTTTTACATTTGTTGCATTGTTTAAATCTACCTCATAAATACGCACTGAATTTGAAGGGATTGCACCAACTGCAAACGAGCGTTCCATCACATACAACTTAGTTTCACTGATTGCTAAAATCTCGTCAACGCCATTTACCTTAAAATCAGTAGATATTAATGGAGCCGCATGTACTTTGTCAAGTTTATAAGCATATTGTGCCACAACCTCTTTTGTAGCCCTGTTGATTTTAGTAATTCGGATCCATGACTGAGTTTCTTTTACATCAGCTCTTGGCCCATCCTGGTATAAAGGCTCTTCATTAGTTATGAAAATGAATTTTTCGTCCTGACTTAAAGTTACTCCCTCTAATGAACCATTTTGGCGCATTCCATAATCTGTTTTATACATTTTATAGATGGTTGGGATCGGATAATCTTTAATAAAAGACCCATCTTTATTCATTTCCATTAAGAATGGATCAATATAAATAGAATCACCTTTAGCAGTAACTTTTCGCTCACCTTCGCTTGTCCAAAGTAATGTTTGGGTTGAATTAACATAACGAATAGCTTCCGGATCAGGAACCTTCGTTTCATCCTGGGTTTTATTTGGGAACAATGTGCCGTCTTCCTGTTTTAAATAATTAACAGCATTAATACGGACACTATCAAATGAATTTGGTTGAAAATAAAGTTTAGCTGAATAAAATCGAGCAGGTTCTTTATCAGAACGATCGTCACAAATAATATAATACAGATCATTTGTGGCATCGTAATCAATACCGGATAAGCCACCAACAGTTGTGTTATTAAACTCCAGATCATTAGGGAGAATATATTCACCAATAAACCGCCAACTTTTTGCCAATGTAGTGTCCTTAAGAGTCTGATCGTTAACGTACATACTTTTGCGGCAAGAAACGATTATAAAAGATAGAGTGATCAGAACAAAGGATAGAACGTTAGTTTTGGATATTTTCATCACAAGAAAAATGTAGCACTAATAATTGGAATCAAAGGTACAAAGAGGAACTGATTACTTTAGTTATTGAAGTAATAAAACAAAAAAGCTATTAAAATGAACAACGGTTCATTTGTTGAAAAGAAACATTATTTTAGCTGTCACTAATGAAGCAATATTTATGACAGAATATTCAAAACCGATAACAATCCGCTGGGCTGATCTAGATCCTAATTTCCACGTTCGACATTCAGTTTATTATGATTTTGGGGCACAGATCCGTGTCGATTTTTTGGCCGATAATGGTGTGACTCCAAAATTGATGATTGAAAAACATTTCGGACCTGTTTTATTTAGGGAAGAAGCTGTTTTTAGGAAGGAAATAAGATCAGGTGATAAGCTTACTATTAACGTAAAACTACAAAAACTTAGGGAAGACCATTCTCGGTTTACAATGATCCATGAGATAAAGAGAGAAGATGGAACCTTGTGTGCTAAAATTACTGTAGACGGTGCCTGGATGGATACCCATCTTCGCAAGTTAACTGCACCTCCTGAAGAAGTTGTTCAAATGACGGATGCCATGCCTAAGGCAGAGGATTTTGAGTGGATGTAACGATTCAAAAAATCCAGCCTCGGCTCAGCCCGAGACTGGATTTTTCTTTTTTATTGAATCTTAAATGAATCCTGATCTTTTAAGAAAGGGAATGCTCTTCTCACAAACTCTAACGTTTCACCAGATAATTCAATTGTGAAAATATCTTCATCATGAGCCTTATGATATAGTATTGCACCGTCCGGAGCAATGATCATACTATCTCCGCTATGATATATTTCATTGCCATCATTTCCTACGCGATTTAAACCAACTACAAAGCATTGGTTTTCAATTGCACGGGCAGGCAATAATGTTTTCCAATGCAAAGATCTGCGTTCAGGCCAATTGGCCACATTGATATATAGATCATAAGGCCTATCTTTTTCATTCCTTGCCCAAACTGGGAAACGCAAATCATAACAAACCATCGGGCAGATTGTCCAACCGTTCAATTCAACCATTAATCGACTGCTTCCAGCAGCATAAGTATCATCCTCCTTTCCAAGTCCAAACAAGTGGCGTTTGTCATAGGTTTCAAAACTACCATCAGGACGCATCCAAATCAAGCGGTTATAAAAGCGGTTTTGATCTTCCACTATAATACTTCCGGTAATAACAGCATTCATATGTCCAGCCATTTCAGCCATCCAGCGGACCGTTTTTCCTTTCGTCTGTTCAGCGAGCATAGCCGCATTCATGGTAAACCCAGTACTGAACATCTCAGGCAGAACAATCAAATCTGTTTCTTCCTTAATGGATAACATTTTCTGCCCAAGCATTGAAAGATTAGCATCAATGTTTTCCCAATAAAGAACTGTTTGTATAATAGTGATGGTAAGGTTATTTTTCATTTTTTTTGATGATTACACTGATTATTGGGATGATTACACCGATTTCTTTTTTGTTGCTTGGATTACACTGATTGATTTGATGATTACACCGATTCAATTAATAAGAAATCCATCAATTTAATTCAATGATCTGTGTAATCATTAAATATTGGTGTAATCCCAAAAAATCATATTTTAATTAATCGTTCGATAGCTCTGTCTAATGTTTCTTCTTTTTTAGCAAAGCAGAAACGAATAACTTTATTATCCGTTCCGCTGGTATAGAATACGGAGGTTGGAATAGTTGCTACTCCAAACTCTTTGGTAATGCGCACTGCAAAATCGTAGTCGCCCTCATTCGAGATTTTATTGTAATGAGCTGTTTGAAAATAGGAGCCACCGACTGTCAATAAATTAAATCTTGTCGCCTTCATTAAGCTTGCGAAATAATTACGTTTTTGTTGATACATTTCTTTTACTTCAAGATAGTTATTAGGATTGGCCATAAAATCAGCAATGGCATACTGAATAGGAGTGATGCAAGTGTAAATTGCAAACTGCTGTAATTTCCTTATTTCTGCCATTAAATAAGCCGGACCCAATAGATAGCCTAATCGCCAACCAGTTGTATGAAACGTTTTTCCAAAAGAAGATACGATCAAACTGCGTTCGGCTAGCTCAGGATATTTGGCCATGCTATGATGTTCTTTTCCATCAAAAACAATGTGTTCATACACCTCATCACTTAAAATAAGAATATCAGTATCTTTAGTAATGTTGATCAGTTCATCAATATCATCCTTACTTAAAATAGTTCCGGTAGGATTGTGAGGTGTGTTGATCATGATCATACGCGTTTTGTGCGAGATCAGTTTTTTAACATTATCCCAATTGATCTTATAATCTGGTGGCGTTAATTCTATCGGACGAGGAATACCCCCATGAACGCGAATATTTGGCGAATAACAATCGTAAGCAGGTTCAAAAATGATGACCTCATCACCATCTCTGATCAATGCTTCTATTGCAGCATAAATGGCTTGTGTGCCTCCTGCGGTAATTGTGATTTCTGTATCCGGACTATAAGTTCGCCCAGTTAATGAAGCAGTCATTTCAGCAATGCGCTCACGCAGTGGCAATATACCAGCAGTTGGTGCATATTGATTCATTCCTTTCTTCATGTATTCGTTTACCAAACTGATAAGCTGCGGTGACGTAGGGAAATCAGGAAAGCCCTGAGCAAGATTTATCGCGTTGTATTCATTGGCTAAACCCGTCATAACCGGGAAAATAGAAGTGCCGGCATTGGGTAATTTAGAGTTAACAGCTATCATAAATTGGCAATGGTTAGGAATAAATTATTTCCAAAAACTATATTTACAGTTTGGTATTGTAGCTATGGGTTATAAATAATCAATAAAGAGTTGTGTTACTTAACTTGCTACAATAAACAAGGCCCTAAAACTATAATTTTAGTATGAAAAAAGGTATTCTTTTAATTATTTGTGCTGTATTTTTACTTGGATGCGATTCAAGTTCCAATAAATCAGGCAAAAGAAAAATTGCATTTATTGATGCATTTGAAGATGCAACACTAGCCCAGGCAAAACAGGGGTTTTATGATGCATTAAAACAAGGTGGGTTTGAAGACAAAAAGAATATTGAAATCATCTATAGCAATGCGCAAAACAATATTCCGACATTAATTCAAAGCATAAATTATGCTGTTAGTCAGAAAGTTGAGTTAATGGCAACCAATGCAACGCTGCCAACTATCACCGCTGCAC from Solitalea canadensis DSM 3403 encodes:
- a CDS encoding methionine aminotransferase, which produces MIAVNSKLPNAGTSIFPVMTGLANEYNAINLAQGFPDFPTSPQLISLVNEYMKKGMNQYAPTAGILPLRERIAEMTASLTGRTYSPDTEITITAGGTQAIYAAIEALIRDGDEVIIFEPAYDCYSPNIRVHGGIPRPIELTPPDYKINWDNVKKLISHKTRMIMINTPHNPTGTILSKDDIDELINITKDTDILILSDEVYEHIVFDGKEHHSMAKYPELAERSLIVSSFGKTFHTTGWRLGYLLGPAYLMAEIRKLQQFAIYTCITPIQYAIADFMANPNNYLEVKEMYQQKRNYFASLMKATRFNLLTVGGSYFQTAHYNKISNEGDYDFAVRITKEFGVATIPTSVFYTSGTDNKVIRFCFAKKEETLDRAIERLIKI
- a CDS encoding esterase-like activity of phytase family protein, coding for MKISKTNVLSFVLITLSFIIVSCRKSMYVNDQTLKDTTLAKSWRFIGEYILPNDLEFNNTTVGGLSGIDYDATNDLYYIICDDRSDKEPARFYSAKLYFQPNSFDSVRINAVNYLKQEDGTLFPNKTQDETKVPDPEAIRYVNSTQTLLWTSEGERKVTAKGDSIYIDPFLMEMNKDGSFIKDYPIPTIYKMYKTDYGMRQNGSLEGVTLSQDEKFIFITNEEPLYQDGPRADVKETQSWIRITKINRATKEVVAQYAYKLDKVHAAPLISTDFKVNGVDEILAISETKLYVMERSFAVGAIPSNSVRIYEVDLNNATNVKDINALTNKQFTPVTKKLTYDLASLPTSIDNVEGITFGPKLPNGHKTIVLVSDNNFATYQKTQFLVFELVK
- a CDS encoding amidohydrolase, whose product is MKNNLTITIIQTVLYWENIDANLSMLGQKMLSIKEETDLIVLPEMFSTGFTMNAAMLAEQTKGKTVRWMAEMAGHMNAVITGSIIVEDQNRFYNRLIWMRPDGSFETYDKRHLFGLGKEDDTYAAGSSRLMVELNGWTICPMVCYDLRFPVWARNEKDRPYDLYINVANWPERRSLHWKTLLPARAIENQCFVVGLNRVGNDGNEIYHSGDSMIIAPDGAILYHKAHDEDIFTIELSGETLEFVRRAFPFLKDQDSFKIQ
- a CDS encoding DUF72 domain-containing protein, coding for MDFGRVDNIDSIDFTLPPDHLMTTEVLQKSDKRTPKIFVGCAKWGRPDWVGKIYPKGTKEASFLKEYVKHFNSIELNATFYRIFDKNVVEKWQETAPDGFKFSPKFFQTISHIKRLKDVDELTKAYYESIEILGDKLGSCFLQLPENFGPKHYASIEFYLKNLRKDVPVFLELRSKDWFKSSTESNEAFEFFREQRIGMVITDAAGRRDCVHQHLTTPEAFIRFVGNSLHPTDYQRIDEWVQRIKRWLDQGLQTLHFFMHQHEEFYSPELCVYLIKALNKECGLTLTVPVLAYEKQKDISSTLF
- a CDS encoding acyl-CoA thioesterase — its product is MTEYSKPITIRWADLDPNFHVRHSVYYDFGAQIRVDFLADNGVTPKLMIEKHFGPVLFREEAVFRKEIRSGDKLTINVKLQKLREDHSRFTMIHEIKREDGTLCAKITVDGAWMDTHLRKLTAPPEEVVQMTDAMPKAEDFEWM
- the msrA gene encoding peptide-methionine (S)-S-oxide reductase MsrA, with the translated sequence MNYSFSSFRKVSLLSLCTLLFSLSACAQKQETKKVKPLASNNVSNSMNDNPNKTIDTVIFGAGCFWCVEAVFQQLKGVKSVTSGYMGGQTQDPTYKQVCTGMTGHAEVAQIVYDPQIISYTELLEAFWSSHDPTTLNRQGADRGTQYRSVIFYENDYQKDLAEKYKKELDASGAFQNPIVTEISPISTFYKAENYHQNYYNQNSEEPYCQIVIAPKLEKFKKVFQDKLKQ